A region from the Rosa rugosa chromosome 6, drRosRugo1.1, whole genome shotgun sequence genome encodes:
- the LOC133713641 gene encoding umecyanin-like — translation MESQKKMIVVFGLVAAVFLQCVAVETSHVVGDSVGWTIPQNGAQEYVTWASDKKFVVGDVLVFSFATGTHDVVEVPKASFDSCSSTNPIGSTITTGPTNITLTSSGEHYYICTFGLHCESGQKLAITVSASASPSAPSLSTNPDDTY, via the exons ATGGAGAGCCAGAAGAAGATGATTGTTGTTTTTGGGTTAGTTGCTGCTGTGTTTTTACAGTGTGTGGCGGTTGAGACATCGCATGTGGTGGGAGATAGCGTAGGCTGGACCATACCACAGAACGGCGCACAAGAGTATGTCACATGGGCGTCTGATAAGAAGTTCGTAGTTGGTGATGTTCTGG TTTTCAGCTTCGCGACAGGCACACACGACGTGGTGGAAGTACCCAAAGCATCCTTCGACTCTTGCAGCTCCACCAACCCAATCGGCAGCACCATCACCACCGGCCCGACCAACATCACTCTCACCTCCTCCGGCGAACACTACTACATCTGTACTTTCGGCCTCCACTGCGAGTCCGGCCAGAAGCTCGCCATCACCGTCTCAGCATCCGCCTCCCCTTCTGCACCATCTCTATCTACCAACCCTGACGACACGTACTAG